A section of the Drosophila subobscura isolate 14011-0131.10 chromosome A, UCBerk_Dsub_1.0, whole genome shotgun sequence genome encodes:
- the LOC117901700 gene encoding uncharacterized protein LOC117901700 isoform X2, translated as MQYTKCKTMLMLAVLALSLTLSLSAPSPQQLNAELESTLQDSSFSSSDPDLNPINAESKGRRPRAGDQKDAAELDGSMVSLDLPSGLFDKSFRTITNVAKSLSGLIMGTARRYSRFVLFFKPIFGDALVVEGFEDPTTTTTTRRTTIASTTTTESVDKLNEV; from the exons ATGCAGTACACAAAGTGCAAaacgatgctgatgctggccgTGCTAGCGTTATCGCTAACGCTTTCGCTATCGGCACCCTCGCCCCAGCAGCTGAACGCCGAGTTGGAGTCCACCCTGCAGgacagcagcttcagcagcagcgacccGGACCTCAATCCCATCAATGCAGAG AGCAAAGGCAGGCGGCCACGTGCCGGGGACCAGAAGGATGCCGCGGAGCTGGACGGCAGCATGGTGTCACTCGACCTGCCCTCTGGGCTCTTCGACAAGTCCTTCCGCACCATCACCAATGTGGCCAAGTCGCTGTCAGGCCTGATCATG GGCACTGCACGCCGCTATTCCCGCTTTGTGCTCTTCTTCAAGCCCATCTTTGGGGATGCGCTGGTGGTCGAGGGTTTTGAGGAtcccaccaccacaacaacaaccagacgCACGACCAtcgccagcaccaccacaaccGAGTCGGTGGACAAGCTGAACGAAGTCTAA
- the LOC117901700 gene encoding uncharacterized protein LOC117901700 isoform X1 gives MQYTKCKTMLMLAVLALSLTLSLSAPSPQQLNAELESTLQDSSFSSSDPDLNPINAEEVLGDGQERNKRKLPDATFEAKNAVLGFVFGKIDNFLDTKTRVIEQLDRANIEKNKQWDIKSPVPIKDFQTLITAVVSPKIRSLGNIANDITTGVLTTITAFSGSSAGNGNPNAGLGNVVSKFLSFSGPILQGSSGGANGIGGVTTPSPDSDEAGY, from the exons ATGCAGTACACAAAGTGCAAaacgatgctgatgctggccgTGCTAGCGTTATCGCTAACGCTTTCGCTATCGGCACCCTCGCCCCAGCAGCTGAACGCCGAGTTGGAGTCCACCCTGCAGgacagcagcttcagcagcagcgacccGGACCTCAATCCCATCAATGCAGAG GAGGTGTTGGGCGATGGCCAAGAgcgcaacaaaagaaaactaccCGATGCGACATTTGAGGCCAAGAATGCCGTGCTCGGCTTTGTCTTTGGT AAAATCGACAACTTCCTGGACACGAAGACCCGCGTGATCGAGCAGCTGGACCGCGCCAATATCGAGAAGAATAAACAGTGGGACATCAAGTCGCCGGTGCCCATCAAGGACTTCCAGACCCTGATCACAGCCGTCGTCTCGCCGAAAATCCGCTCGTTGGGCAACATTGCCAACGACATCACCACCGGTGTATTGACAACCATCACCGCCTTCAGTGGCTCCTCGGCGGGCAATGGCAATCCCAATGCCGGCCTGGGCAATGTTGTCTCAAAGTTCTTGAGCTTCTCCGGCCCCATACTGCAGGGCTCCTCGGGCGGCGCTAATGGCATTGGCGGTGTGACGACACCCTCACCGGACTCTGACGAGGCGGGCTACTAA
- the LOC117901691 gene encoding microfibril-associated glycoprotein 4 isoform X2, with amino-acid sequence MSQQMLQLDALVMAMACLTTTQTDLGGGLGMVPPTLDNTTSCPISALSGLNTRIQTLSNDIASVKEQIGGLQEQLVDLRRSGGPVLALGTPHAIGSRFLDVQPQLLAAQGNGAVTAPVTPSNCLKQQHGVVRIRPRANVEPFFVFCDQKVRGGGWIMVVNRYDGSEDFNRKWADYRIGFGPLTTEFFIGLDKLHQITSSDNYELLVQLQNRKQELRYALYDHFGIGSESEQYHLNVLGKYQGDAADALRQHTGKKFSTQDRDNDESEANCAASQSAAFWYGSSCNLSNPFGLYQRLLDRDPDGYKGILWRGFLDGPKGSLKIVRMMLRPRSGSS; translated from the exons ATGTCGCAGCAGATGCTACAGCTGGATGCCTTGGTTATGGCCATGGCGTGCCTTACCACAACGCAAACGGATTTGGGCGGTGGACTGGGCATGGTGCCGCCCACTCTGGATAATACA ACCAGCTGTCCCATCTCTGCATTGAGTGGCCTCAACACACGCATCCAGACTTTGAGCAACGACATTGCCAGTGTCAAGGAGCAGATTGGAGgcctgcaggagcagctggtggaTCTGCGCAGGAGTGGGGGGCCAGTGTTGGCCTTGGGCACGCCGCATGCCATCGGTTCTCGATT CTTGGATgtacagccacagctgctggcagcgcagGGCAACGGAGCGGTGACTGCACCCGTAACGCCGAGCAACTgcctgaagcagcagcatggcgTGGTGCGGATACGACCCCGCGCCAATGTGGAGCCCTTCTTTGTGTTCTGCGACCAGAAGGTGCGCGGCGGCGGCTGGATCATGGTGGTCAATCGCTACGACGGCAGCGAGGACTTTAATCGCAAGTGGGCCGACTACAGGATCGGCTTCGGGCCGCTCACCACCGAGTTCTTCATTGGGCTGGACAAGCTGCACCAGATCACCAGCAGCGACAACTACGAGCTGCTCGTCCAGCTTCAGAACCGCAAGCAGGAGCTGCGCTATGCGCTCTACGATCACTTTGGCATCGGCAGCGAGTCGGAGCAGTACCATCTGAACGTGCTCGGGAAGTATCAGGGCGATGCCGCCGATGCGCTGCGCCAGCACACCGGCAAGAAGTTCAGCACCCAGGACAGGGACAACGACGAGAGTGAGGCCAATTGTGCGGCATCGCAGTCGGCGGCCTTCTGGTACGGCAGCTCCTGCAATTTGAG CAATCCCTTTGGCTTGTATCAGCGCCTGCTCGACCGGGACCCAGACGGCTACAAGGGCATTCTGTGGCGCGGCTTTCTCGACGGACCCAAGGGCTCCCTGAAGATAGTTCGCATGATGCTGCGCCCACGCAGTGGATCCTCGTAG
- the LOC117901691 gene encoding microfibril-associated glycoprotein 4 isoform X1 — protein MSQQMLQLDALVMAMACLTTTQTDLGGGLGMVPPTLDNTTSCPISALSGLNTRIQTLSNDIASVKEQIGGLQEQLVDLRRSGGPVLALGTPHAIGSRLPISDLLSSLDVQPQLLAAQGNGAVTAPVTPSNCLKQQHGVVRIRPRANVEPFFVFCDQKVRGGGWIMVVNRYDGSEDFNRKWADYRIGFGPLTTEFFIGLDKLHQITSSDNYELLVQLQNRKQELRYALYDHFGIGSESEQYHLNVLGKYQGDAADALRQHTGKKFSTQDRDNDESEANCAASQSAAFWYGSSCNLSNPFGLYQRLLDRDPDGYKGILWRGFLDGPKGSLKIVRMMLRPRSGSS, from the exons ATGTCGCAGCAGATGCTACAGCTGGATGCCTTGGTTATGGCCATGGCGTGCCTTACCACAACGCAAACGGATTTGGGCGGTGGACTGGGCATGGTGCCGCCCACTCTGGATAATACA ACCAGCTGTCCCATCTCTGCATTGAGTGGCCTCAACACACGCATCCAGACTTTGAGCAACGACATTGCCAGTGTCAAGGAGCAGATTGGAGgcctgcaggagcagctggtggaTCTGCGCAGGAGTGGGGGGCCAGTGTTGGCCTTGGGCACGCCGCATGCCATCGGTTCTCGATT ACCCATCTCCGATCTCCTCTCCAGCTTGGATgtacagccacagctgctggcagcgcagGGCAACGGAGCGGTGACTGCACCCGTAACGCCGAGCAACTgcctgaagcagcagcatggcgTGGTGCGGATACGACCCCGCGCCAATGTGGAGCCCTTCTTTGTGTTCTGCGACCAGAAGGTGCGCGGCGGCGGCTGGATCATGGTGGTCAATCGCTACGACGGCAGCGAGGACTTTAATCGCAAGTGGGCCGACTACAGGATCGGCTTCGGGCCGCTCACCACCGAGTTCTTCATTGGGCTGGACAAGCTGCACCAGATCACCAGCAGCGACAACTACGAGCTGCTCGTCCAGCTTCAGAACCGCAAGCAGGAGCTGCGCTATGCGCTCTACGATCACTTTGGCATCGGCAGCGAGTCGGAGCAGTACCATCTGAACGTGCTCGGGAAGTATCAGGGCGATGCCGCCGATGCGCTGCGCCAGCACACCGGCAAGAAGTTCAGCACCCAGGACAGGGACAACGACGAGAGTGAGGCCAATTGTGCGGCATCGCAGTCGGCGGCCTTCTGGTACGGCAGCTCCTGCAATTTGAG CAATCCCTTTGGCTTGTATCAGCGCCTGCTCGACCGGGACCCAGACGGCTACAAGGGCATTCTGTGGCGCGGCTTTCTCGACGGACCCAAGGGCTCCCTGAAGATAGTTCGCATGATGCTGCGCCCACGCAGTGGATCCTCGTAG
- the LOC117889593 gene encoding fibrinogen-like protein A gives MALESLVTALACLSSTTMPEKSLSPSLPLPRSSVIMRNSVEPFLLNVNDTACPVSALGGLAARIQFMTDELQTLRTELGELQQLIDEYKNQAPGEEIGTRSLRPVPAIVQALPGVGPSDDTPRNCWDQKHGQVRIRVAQDVEPFFVNCDQKERDGGWLVIAYRFDGSEDFNRDWQNYKAGFGSLNSEFFIGLDKLHLLTNSEHHELLVIMRSKTREQRFALYDHFSIGSESEKYLLYVLGAYKGDAGDSLRYHAGKKFTTFDQDNDDNGQNCARTHAGAWWYGRECFESNLFGTFQSKYGQEIGYFKGILWKSFVPGPTGSLSYVRMLIRPTKKAQT, from the exons ATGGCACTGGAGTCGCTCGTCACGGCTTTGGCCTGCCTCAGCTCCACCACAATGCCGGAGaagtctctgtctccgtctcttcCTCTACCTCGGTCCTCTGTGATAATGCGAAACTCAGTGGAGCCATTCCTCCTCAATGTAAAC GACACTGCGTGTCCCGTGAGCGCCTTGGGCGGCCTGGCAGCGCG CATCCAGTTCATGACGGACGAGCTGCAGACACTCAGGACGGAGCTGggcgagctgcagcagctgatcgATGAGTACAAGAACCAGGCGCCGGGCGAGGAAATTGGCACACGATC ACTACGTCCCGTGCCAGCTATTGTCCAGGCATTGCCAGGGGTTGGGCCCAGCGATGATACACCGCGGAATTGCTGGGACCAGAAGCACGGCCAGGTGCGCATCCGTGTGGCCCAGGACGTGGAGCCGTTCTTTGTGAACTGTGACCAGAAGGAGCGCGAcggtggctggctggtgaTCGCTTACAGATTCGATGGGAGCGAGGACTTCAATCGCGACTGGCAGAACTACAAGGCCGGCTTTGGGTCACTCAACTCGGAGTTCTTCATTGGGCTGGACAAGCTGCATCTTCTGACCAACAGCGAGCACCACGAGCTTCTCGTCATAATGCGCAGCAAGACGCGGGAGCAGCGCTTCGCCCTCTACGATCACTTCAGCATTGGCAGCGAATCCGAGAAGTATCTGCTGTATGTGCTGGGTGCGTACAAGGGCGATGCCGGTGACTCGCTGCGCTACCATGCGGGCAAGAAGTTCACCACCTTCGACcaggacaacgacgacaatGGACAGAACTGCGCCAGGACACATGCGGGCGCCTGGTGGTATGGCCGCGAGTGCTTCGAGAG CAATCTCTTTGGCACGTTCCAGTCCAAGTATGGCCAGGAGATTGGCTACTTCAAGGGCATACTGTGGAAGAGTTTTGTGCCTGGACCGACGGGCTCCCTCAGCTACGTTCGCATGCTCATTCGGCCGACGAAGAAGGCCCAAACTTAA